In the genome of Megalops cyprinoides isolate fMegCyp1 chromosome 7, fMegCyp1.pri, whole genome shotgun sequence, one region contains:
- the LOC118780874 gene encoding small integral membrane protein 4, whose amino-acid sequence MLKNNRNIKYMLSLVPGKRRFGTYRFLPFFFCLGGVMEWIMINVRIGKETFYDVYRRKRSEREYQQKVDDGLIAFTESAAK is encoded by the exons ATGTTGAAAAACAATcgaaacataaaatatatgctAAGTCTGGTACCCGGCAAACGGCGCTTTGGAACATACAGATTTCTGCCGTTCTTCTTCTGTCTGGGAGGAGTGATGGAGTGGATTATGATCAACGTGAGAATAGGAAAGGAGACATTCT ATGATGTGTACCGCAGAAAGCGGTCTGAAAGGGAGTACCAGCAGAAAGTCGATGACGGATTGATCGCCTTCACGGAATCGGCTGCAAAGTGA